A genomic window from Lycium barbarum isolate Lr01 chromosome 4, ASM1917538v2, whole genome shotgun sequence includes:
- the LOC132638381 gene encoding probable protein phosphatase 2C 72: MGICVSTASYEIHAVDFGNENVVHYEDNNNGYQQVGSVFSQQGNKGINQDSAILYQGYGVENGVFGGVFDGHGENGHIVSKLVMNKLPSLLLKHVLSLPKITSPKQNVKAVDDKNFNKWKEACLSSFKVMDKDIKSLEKLDCSCSGTTAVVAIRQDDDLIIANLGDSRAVLGRKTEEGVIEAVQFTIDLKPSLPSEAERIRKCDGRVLALKEEPHIQRVWLPHKDAPGLAMSRAFGDFMLKDHGIISKPDVSYHHISSNDQFLVLATDGVWDVLSNDQVVSIVSATNNAAAASEAVVQASLDAWKQKFPNSKRDDCAVICIYLQLQACLSDK; encoded by the exons ATGGGTATCTGCGTATCAACTGCATCTTATGAGATTCATGCTGTTGATTTTGGCAATGAAAATGTGGTTCACTATGAAGACAACAACAATGGGTACCAACAAGTTGGTTCTGTTTTTTCTCAACAAGGAAACAAAGGAATCAATCAAGATTCTGCAATTCTCTATCAG GGGTATGGTGTAGAAAATGGAGTTTTTGGTGGAGTTTTCGACGGGCATGGAGAGAATGGACACATAGTCAGCAAGTTAGTTATGAATAAGTTGCCATCTTTGCTTCTGAAACATGTTCTTTCTCTGCCAAAGATCACTTCTCCAAAACAAAATGTGAAAGCTGTTGATGATAAGAATTTTAACAAATGGAAAGAGGCTTGTTTGAGTTCCTTTAAGGTAATGGATAAAGATATTAAAAGCCTTGAGAAATTGGACTGTTCTTGCAGTGGAACTACTGCTGTGGTTGCTATAAGACAG GATGATGATCTGATTATCGCTAATCTTGGCGATTCTCGAGCTGTGCTAGGAAGAAAGACAGAGGAGGGAGTAATTGAGGCTGTTCAGTTCACTATTGATTTGAAGCCTAGCCTGCCTT CTGAAGCAGAAAGAATAAGAAAGTGTGATGGCAGAGTGCTTGCATTAAAAGAAGAACCACATATACAAAGAGTGTGGTTACCTCATAAAGATGCTCCAGGACTAGCCATGTCTAGGGCCTTTGGAGATTTCATGTTAAAAGACCATGGCATAATCTCCAAGCCTGATGTCTCCTATCACCATATATCTTCCAATGATCAGTTTCTCGTTCTAGCAACCGATGGG GTGTGGGATGTGCTGAGCAACGACCAAGTCGTCTCGATAGTGAGCGCAACAAATAATGCAGCAGCAGCCTCAGAGGCAGTGGTACAGGCTTCTTTAGATGCATGGAAACAGAAGTTTCCAAACAGCAAGAGAGATGACTGCGCTGTCATCTGCATATACTTGCAACTGCAAGCATGTTTGTCCGATAAATAG